Within Gemmatimonadota bacterium, the genomic segment CTGGACACGCTCGCCCGTAGCGGGGTGAGGTATACGCGGGCCTACAGCGAATGCCCGGTGTGCATTCCCGCCCGCAGGACGATCATGACCGGTACGACCACGGCCACCCACGGCGACCGGGTCTTCAAGGTCGACAATCCCATGCCGCCGGTACCCACCGTGGCCCAGACCTTCCGGGACAACGGCTACCAGGCCTATGCGGTGGGCAAGCTGCACGTATACCCGCAGCGGGACCGGATCGGGTTCGACGACGTGATCCTGGCGGAGGAAGGACGTCCGAACATTGGCGCCCTGGACGACTACGAGGCTTTCCTCGGCGAGAACGGTTACGCCGGCGAAGGATTCACTCACGGCATGAGCAACAACGATTACGCTCAGCGGCCCTGGCATCTGCCCGAGGCCATGCACGTGACCAACTGGACCACGCGCCAGATGGCCCGGATGATCCGGCGCCGCGATCCGACACGGCCGGGATTCTGGTACCTGTCCTACTGCCATCCCCACCCCCCGCTGACCCCGTTGCAGTGCTACCTGGACCTGTATCGCGACGAGGACCCTGGTGAGCCGTATCGGGGCGACTGGGCGGAAGACCCCGACGGCCTGCCCTATGCACTGAAGGCGGTCCGCGGAAACAACTGCGGGATGAGCGGCGCCCAGGTCGCCTGGGCGAGGAGAGCCTTCTACGCGCTTTGCACCCACATCGACCACCAGTTGCGCGTGGTGATCGGCACGTTGCGTGAGGAAGGCCTGATCGACAACACGATCGTGCTCTTCACGGCCGACCACGGGGACATGCTGGGCGATCACGGCCTTTGGGCGAAGCGCCTGTATTACGAGCAGTCGGCCAACGTACCCATGATCCTCGTGGGCCGGGCCGGCGATGACCGGGTCGGACACAACCGCACCGACGACCGGCTCGTGGGCTGGCAGGACGTGATGCCCACGCTGCTGGACCTCGCGGGGATCGATGTCCCGGGCACGGTCGAAGGCCTTTCCATGGCGGGCGAGGACAAGCGGGAATACCTGTACGGCGAGTGCGGCGAAAACGCCCAGGCCACGCGCATGATGCACGATGGCCGGCACAAGCTGATCTACTATCCGGTGGGCAACCATCTACAGTTATTCGACCTCGAGCAGGATCCGGAAGAATGCCGCGATTTATCCGAATCGTCGGACCACACCCAAATCTCAGCCCGGCTGAAGGCTAGGCTGGTGGACCAGATGGCCAGCCTGGACCCGGCGTGGATACAGAACGGGGAATTGACCGGCCTGCCGGACCGAGAATACACATTGCCACCCAACCGGGGTCTGTCCGGCCAGCGGGGCCTGCACTGGCCGCCGCCGCCCACGGATCCGGGATCTTCATACGTACCCTGAACGCATACCGGAGAACCGCTCATGCGCACTGCACGAATAGCCGTCCTATCGATCCTCCTGTTGTGCGGGTCCCCGCCGGCCGCGGCCTGGGGGCCGAACGGCCACCGCATCGTGGGCCAGATCGCCGAGAACCACCTTACGGACGCGGCCCGCAAGGGCATTTCCAAACTCGTCGGCCGCGCTTCGCTGGCGCAGATCGGCACCTGGGCCGACGAGATCAAGTCCGATCCCGCCTGGCGCCATGCCTCGCCGTGGCATTACATCAACGCGGCGCCCGGCCAGTCGATTGAGTCGGCGAAAAGAAGTCCGGACGGCGACGTGGTCGAGGCCATTCAGCGTTTCGAACGGGTGTTGAGGGACCGTGGATCGGGCAGGAAGGAACGGGTGGAAGCGTTGAAATTCCTGACGCACTTCGTGGCCGATGTCCACCAGCCGCTGCACGTGGGCTATGCCAGCGACCGCGGCGGCAATGATATCCGGGTCCGGTGGTTCGGCGAAACTACGAACCTCCACAGGGTCTGGGACGAGCACCTCGTCGAGCACCAGCGGCTGAGCTTCACGGAATGGGTCCGGTTCTTCGGGCACGCCGAACCCGGCGAAATCGAGGCGTGGCGCCGTTCGGACGTATATGACTGGGCGCGGGAGTCGCGGAGCATGTTGCCGGCCGTCTACGACTACGGCAGTTCCCGTTCCGAAAGAACCCCCTACCTGGGCTATGCCTATATCTTCAAGCATGCCGACGGGGTCAGACTCAGGCTGCTGCAGGCCGGCATCCGCCTGAGCGGCATGTTGAACGATATATTCGCCTCGCCCTGATCCCGCCTGTCAACCCCCGAACAGCATGACCCCTCCCGCGACCAGCACGAGTCCCGTAATGGTGATCTGCAGGTAGCGCTCCGGAATCCTGCGGGACATCCGCACCCCCAGGGGCACGCCCACCAACGATCCCGCCGCCATGGTCACAGCGATGGCGAGATCCAGCTGGCTGCTGCCGGCGTAGATGATCGAACTCGTGAGCGTCAGCACCAGCGCGATGAAGATCGACGAGCCCACCGTGTCCACCGCACTTAGCCGGAACAGGATGATCATGAGCGGCACGATGAGTATGCCGCTGCCCACCGAGGTGGAGGCGATCAACCCGCCGATGAAAGCGCCGAGTACCGCCACGAGGAACACCTTTCCGCCGGTGACCCGGGCAGGCGCGTGTTGTCCGGCCGGTCCGGCCGCCGCGTGGGAACCCGGCCGCATGAACATGTGCCACAGGATCAGCAGGCCCGATAGGATGACCACCGCCGCGATGAACTGGCGAAGATTCGTCTGGAGGTCGCGCCAGGCCGGGTCGGCCGGGTCCATGTCGCCGGCGTACCCCGTGATCCAGAGGGCGACGGCTACGGAGACGGGCACCGCCCCCACGAGGAAGTACGCCGAGGTGCGGAACCGGATGGTCCCCTGCCGGAAATGGAAGAACACGGCGGGGAGCTTGCAGAGGCAGGAATAGAGATGGGCGGTGCCCACCGCTACCGTGGACGGCAGGCCGAATCCCAGCGTGAGAACGGGCAGCAGGAGGACCCCGCCACCGATGCCGGTCATGCCGATACAGGCGCCGATCAGCGCGCCGGACAGGAGTTGCACGACGGTCTTCAGGACATCCAGGTCCATAGAAGGCGAAACGGCTCCCTTCGCGCGGGCGCAAACTGCTCCCGACTACCTGCGCTCCCGACTACTTGCGCTTCCACCCATTTTTCTCTTGCCACACCCTTCCAAACGATGCAAACATGACCTTGCGATGATTCCGACCAAACCATACGCGGCCACGGACCTGGGCATCTTTCGGTTCCTCGACGGTAAGTTGCTCGTCTACCTGGTCGAGTTGAAGATCGAACCCTTCGTGGGCCGCTATTCGCTGCCCGGGACCCTGGTGCTCGAAACGGAAGACCTGGAGTCTGCGGTACGGCGCGCCTACCGCGAGGCAACGGGCCGGTCAAGCGCCTACTTCGAGCAGGTCTACACCTTCTCCGCCATCGACCGGGATCCCAAGAGAAGAACGATCTCGACGGCCTACATGGGGTTTCCCGACCGCCCGGGCGAGCCCTTTGAACCGGTGGACAAGTACCGCACGGGGGAATGGTTCTACGTCAATGATACCCCGTCGCTGGCGTACGATCACAATGAGATTCTGAAGGTTTGCACGGACAGGATCGCGGCCAAACTGAATTACACGAATATCGCGTTGCTGCTGCTGCCCGGTGAATTCACTATGGCGGAA encodes:
- a CDS encoding sulfite exporter TauE/SafE family protein, encoding MDLDVLKTVVQLLSGALIGACIGMTGIGGGVLLLPVLTLGFGLPSTVAVGTAHLYSCLCKLPAVFFHFRQGTIRFRTSAYFLVGAVPVSVAVALWITGYAGDMDPADPAWRDLQTNLRQFIAAVVILSGLLILWHMFMRPGSHAAAGPAGQHAPARVTGGKVFLVAVLGAFIGGLIASTSVGSGILIVPLMIILFRLSAVDTVGSSIFIALVLTLTSSIIYAGSSQLDLAIAVTMAAGSLVGVPLGVRMSRRIPERYLQITITGLVLVAGGVMLFGG
- a CDS encoding NUDIX hydrolase, which gives rise to MIPTKPYAATDLGIFRFLDGKLLVYLVELKIEPFVGRYSLPGTLVLETEDLESAVRRAYREATGRSSAYFEQVYTFSAIDRDPKRRTISTAYMGFPDRPGEPFEPVDKYRTGEWFYVNDTPSLAYDHNEILKVCTDRIAAKLNYTNIALLLLPGEFTMAELQCVYEQGLGEKLESGSFSDKVLSLDMIEATGGERPSEHAPTVPLYRAAHRELQEIPFI
- a CDS encoding sulfatase-like hydrolase/transferase; this translates as MPSPPHVLLVCTDHWPGRLFGQAGHPVIQTPTLDTLARSGVRYTRAYSECPVCIPARRTIMTGTTTATHGDRVFKVDNPMPPVPTVAQTFRDNGYQAYAVGKLHVYPQRDRIGFDDVILAEEGRPNIGALDDYEAFLGENGYAGEGFTHGMSNNDYAQRPWHLPEAMHVTNWTTRQMARMIRRRDPTRPGFWYLSYCHPHPPLTPLQCYLDLYRDEDPGEPYRGDWAEDPDGLPYALKAVRGNNCGMSGAQVAWARRAFYALCTHIDHQLRVVIGTLREEGLIDNTIVLFTADHGDMLGDHGLWAKRLYYEQSANVPMILVGRAGDDRVGHNRTDDRLVGWQDVMPTLLDLAGIDVPGTVEGLSMAGEDKREYLYGECGENAQATRMMHDGRHKLIYYPVGNHLQLFDLEQDPEECRDLSESSDHTQISARLKARLVDQMASLDPAWIQNGELTGLPDREYTLPPNRGLSGQRGLHWPPPPTDPGSSYVP
- a CDS encoding S1/P1 nuclease; protein product: MRTARIAVLSILLLCGSPPAAAWGPNGHRIVGQIAENHLTDAARKGISKLVGRASLAQIGTWADEIKSDPAWRHASPWHYINAAPGQSIESAKRSPDGDVVEAIQRFERVLRDRGSGRKERVEALKFLTHFVADVHQPLHVGYASDRGGNDIRVRWFGETTNLHRVWDEHLVEHQRLSFTEWVRFFGHAEPGEIEAWRRSDVYDWARESRSMLPAVYDYGSSRSERTPYLGYAYIFKHADGVRLRLLQAGIRLSGMLNDIFASP